The Streptomyces sp. A2-16 sequence AGCACCGCCCGCCCCTGCTCGACCGTGGTCGCGAGGGGCTTGTCCAGCAGCAGATGGCAACCGGCCCGCGCGGCCCGCGCCGCGAGCTCGGCCTGCACGGCCGGCGGCAGGGCGATCGCGACGGCGTCCACGTCCGCGAGCAACGCGTCGACATCGTCGTACGCCCGCGTGCCGTGCTCGTCGGCCAGCTCCTTGGCGGCCTCCGTACGACGGCCCCACACCCCGGCGAAGTCCAGCTCCGGATGTGCGGCGAGCGCGGGGGCGTGGGCCATCCTGGCCCAGGGACCGGTGCCGAGCAGTCCGATGCGCATGGTGCCGCCTCTCTCGCCGTACCTCATGATGACCAGGCTGGATCGTCCACCGGTCGAGGCGAGGGTGCCACACGGGGACCGCGGACACGCAACCCCGTCTCGCCCGCCGGTCGACGAGGGGTACGCCAGGGTCCGGGATTCAGCACTCCCGTCACTGAATGCGTTCTCATTCTTCTATTGGACCTTCGGTGTGTGCGGCGGCCAGGCTGATGAGAGCCCAGCTCCGCGTGACAGGCGAAAGAGGTCCTAGGCCATGCACACCCGCCGTATCGGTGATGTCGAAGTGAGCTCGATCGGTCTGGGCGCCATGCCCATGTCCATCGAGGGGCGGCCGGACGAGGAACGCTCCATCGCCACCGTCCACGCCGCGCTCGACGCCGGCGTCACCCTGATCGACACCGCCGACGCCTACCACCGGGACGCCGACGAGGTCGGTCACAACGAGACCCTGATAGCCAAGGCCCTCGCCTCCCACGACCGGGGCGGTGACGTCCTCGTCGCCACCAAGGGCGGGCATCTGCGTCCCGGGGACGGCAGTTGGACCCTCGACGGCAGCCCCCGGCACCTGAAGGAGGCCTGCGAGGCGTCCCTGAGCCGGCTGGGTGTGGAGGCCATCGGCCTCTACCAGTTCCACCGCCCCGATCCCCGCGTCCCCTACGCCGAGTCCGTCGGCGCCGTGCGCGACCTCCTCGACGAGGGCAAGATCCTCAGGGCGGGCATCTCCAACGCGAACCCAGAGCAGATCAGGCTCGCTCACGAGATCCTCGACGGCCGGCTGGTCTCCGTGCAGAACCAGTTCTCCCCGGCCTTCCGGTCCAGCGAGCCCGAGCTGCGGCTGTGCGACGAACTCGGCATCGCCTTCCTGCCCTGGAGCCCTCTCGGCGGCATCTCGCGGGCGGGCGAACTGGGCTCGGCACACGCGCCGTTCGCGCGGATCGCCGAGAAGCACGGGGTGAGCCCGCAGCGCGTCTGCCTGGCCTGGATGCTCGCCAAGTCGCCGGTGGTCGTGCCGATCCCGGGGGCGAGCCGTCCCGAGACGATCCGCGACTCGCTCGCCGCCGCCGATCTCGTGCTCGACGCGGCCGAACTCGCGGAGCTGGACGCCGTCTGAACCCGGGTGCGCACTGGCCTCGGCCATCGGGATGTCCCTAGGATGGACTCCCTGTCCTGCCAGGCCAGTTGGCGGCACGAGCTGGGGGAATGATGAGCACCGGCAAGAACCTGTCCACGTCGATCGACGCCTCGGTACCCACGGCCGCGCGTATGTACGACCACTATCTGGGCGGCAAGGACAACTACGCGGCCGACCGGGCCGCCTGCGAGGAGCTCGACAAGGTCGTCCCCAGCACCCGCAGGCTCGCGGTCAACAACCGGCGCTTCCTCCAGCGGGTGGTGCGGACCCTGTCGGCGGAGCACGGCATCCGGCAGTACCTCGACCACGGATCGGGCCTGCCCACCCAGGACAACGTCCACCAGGTCGCCCAGCGCATCGACCCCACCACGCACGTGGTCTACGTCGACAACGACCCGATGGTCCTCGTCCACGGCCGGGCGCTGCTGGAGCAGGACGAGCGGACCGCCGTCATCCACGCCGACATGCGGGAGACCGAGGCGATCCTCGACCACGAGGACACCCGGCGGCTGATCGACTTCTCGCAGCCCGTCGCCGTGCTGTTCAACTCGGTCATGCACTGCATCCCCGACAGCGAGACGGACGGGCCGGCCGCCGTGGCCCGCCGGGTCCGTGAGCGGCTCGCGCCCGGCAGCTTCATGGTGATGTGCCAGCTGGTCAGCGAGGACCCCGAGGTCCGCGACTTCGTCACGAACTTCATGGACCAGGCGACCCAGGGCCACTGGGGCCGGGTGCGCGAGGAGAAGGACGTCGCCGAGTGGTTCGAGGGCCTGGAGATCCTCGACCCCGGTCTCGTCGAGGTCTCCACCTGGCGCCCCGACTCCGAGGTGGCCCCCCGCCAGCTCACCCACGAGTGGATCGAGTTCGGCGGCGTCGCCCGCATCGCCTGACCCGACCCCGAAACGCCCCTGACGCGACCACGAAGGTTCCGCGTCGGGGGCGTGCACGTGTCTGCCGGCAACGGCCTGGTGCGGACGGGCCGCACCCCAGGCACGGTGGAGGAAGCCACCGCCGCACTCGGGGGACGCGCCTTGGACCCGGGCACGGTCCGCGCCACGACGCGCCGCACCTCGCCGCCTTCGCGGTCGCTCCTCGAACGGCACCTCGCGCCGGGTCGGCCTGCCCGGCCCGGTCTCACGCGACACCCTGCGCCCGAAAGGGACTCTCAGTCGGTGTAGCGCTGCTCCATCGTGCGTTCCAGCAGCCGCAGCGAGTCCCGGGGTTCGAGCGCGTCGTCCGCCAGCCGGTCCAGGGCGAGGCGGTACTCCTCCGTCTCGTCCCGGTCCTCCAGGAAGTTCGCGCTCTTGATGTGCTCCAGGTAGACGACGTCGGGCAGATCGAGCCCGCCGAAGCGCAGGTAGGTGATCGGGATGGACGGTGCGGAGGCGTTCGTCACGTCCAGCGGGATGATCTGCAGCGTCACATTCGGGCGCTGGGCCATCGCGACCAGGTGCGCGAGCTGCGCCCGCATGACCTCCCGGCTGCCCAGCACCCGCAGCAGCACCGACTCGTCGATCACCGCCCACAGCTGCGGGGCGTCCTCGCGCAGCAGCAACTGCGCGCGCCGCATCCGCAGTTCGACGCGTCGCGCCACCTCGCTCGCGGCCGCGGTCGGCAGTCCGCGCTCCACGACCGCACGCGTGTAGTCCGGGGTCTGCAGCAGGCCGGGGACGTACTGGATCTCGAAGGTACGGATGGCCGCTGCCGCCTCCTGGAGTCCGACCAGCCGGTCGAACCACTCGGGCATCAGCCGCTTGTCGTACCGCTGCCACCAGCCCGGGTCACCGGCGCGCTGGAGCAGCTTGAGGAGCACCGAGGCCTCGTAGTCCTCGGTGCCGTACAGCTCGAGGAGGGCGCGCACGTCGCTCTCCGACGGAGGCTTGCGGCCCTTGCCCGACTCGATGCGGGACAGCTTTGCCGGGCTGAACCCGAGGGCCCGCGCCGCCTGGTCCTGGGCGAGTCCGGCATCCTCGCGGAAGCCCGTCAACTGCACGCCGACCAGCATCTTCAGCAGCGTGGGAGCCGGCTCGGTGCGGTCCAGGTACGGTTCCAGGCGGGAGGTGCGATGGGACGCGGCAGACATCCTGACTCCCAGTAAACCGGCACAGAGACGACTCACACTATCGCACGCAGCGTGGCCGTGACGCACCATTCCGTTAGATGCCGGTGGCGGCCCGGGAGTTCGACGCCGTCGCCCCCGGGCCCGCGACACCTCACAGAAGGTGGTCGAACTCCCCGTCCTTCGCGCCGGCGAGGAACGCGGCGACCTCGGCCGGCGTGTAGACCAGCGCGGGGCCGTCGGGGTCACGGGAGTTGCGCAGCGCGACGGCGCCGTCGATCAGCGAGGCCACTTCGACGCAGTTGCCCTCGGCGTTGCTGTGTCGGCTCTTGACCCAGCGGGCGTCGAGCGAACTCGCCCGCACTCCGTTCTGCACTGGTGGCACTGCAGTCTCCTTGCTGTTCACGTTCTGTGCCGGGCGCGGTGCCCGGCCGTGCGTGGCGGACGGGGGCGCACCCGCACATCCTCAGTGGCCCCACCCGTCGTTCGCGCAATTTCTCGTGCAATTGCACGCGGGCGCCTTCAGCGTGGATAATAGCTCCGGCGTCAACCCCTGCGGTTGCGCCCCGTCTTGACGTCGCATCAAGGAGATGCCGTGTCGTCACCTGCGAACCACGCGCTCCGGCCGCCGAGCCAGGCTGTGCCGGAAGCGGGTGATGTGGGCCCGGCCGGTGAGACCGTGCGGCGTCCGCGGCCCGTCGGCGCACATCGGCAACCGCCGGGGCCCGGCCCCCTGGACTCCGCCGCGCTGCTCATCAGCTGCAGCGGGGAAGGGTTCGCCCGGGCCCGCGCCTTCACCCGCGAGACGCTGAGCTGCTGGTCCCTCGGCCACTGCAGCGACGACGCCACCCTCGTGATCACCGAACTCGCCGCCAACGCCGTGGCCCACGCGGTGCCCCGGCTCGCGGCGGGCGGTGCGGACGAGGTGTGGCTGGGGTTGTCCTTCGACCCCGCCCATCTGCTGGTGACCGTCTCCGACCCCGGAGACGAGCCGCCCGCGTACACGCCCGCCGACGTCACCGCCCTGCGGGAGCACGGCCGGGGCCTGTACATCGTCGACGCGCTGGCTCAGGAGTGGGGCTGGACCTCACGGCCCCCGGCCGGCAAGACCGTCTGGGCCAAGCTGTCGACCACTCCTCCTCCCTGACATGACTGACGCGGAAAGGTCTCACGCCATGCGCACCGCTCCGGACCAACCGAGCCACGAGCGCACCAGCCACTCCGAGCCCGCGACCGGGGTGGCGCGGACCACGCCCCTGACGGCGCTGAGCCGGGTGCCCTGGGGCGAGATCCAGGACTCCACCGGCTGCGCCGCGGCCATCCCCCTGCTTCTCAACAGCGTGGCCTGGGGGGATCCCGACACCGCCGGCGCCGCGCTCGCCGACCTGCGCAGGCGCATCTGCCAGTACGGCTTCGTCGTGGAACAGGCCACCGCCGCCACGGTCCCCTTCCTCTGGGAGCTCGCCCAGCTGCCCCAGGTGAGCTGCCGGGCCGAGATCATCCAGTTGCTCAGGAGCATCGCCGGTGCCCGCCAGTGGGAGAGCACGGCGGCCGTCTACCCCAAGCTGCTCAACCACCGTGAGAACCCGGTGCTGTGGGAGCGCCAGGCCCGTCAGGCCGTCCGCGCCAGGAGCGGGAGCGGCGCCCTCGAGCGACTGATGGCCGACGACGACACCGAGATCGCCCACGCCACCACGGAACTCGCCCGCACTCTGGACGAGTAGGAGTACGTGCCGTCGGCTGGTGTAGTCCTTGTCGACGAGGGGCAGAAAGCGCTTGCTCCCGACTCGGCAACCGGAAGGACCACCGACGATGGCCTCGTCGCTGGAAAGACCACTCGACCATCGCTACCGGGGCGAACACCCGATCCGCACGCTCGCCTACCTGTTCCGTGCCGACCACCGCCGACTGGGCGCGGCCGTCGCGGTGTTCACCGTCAAGCACAGCCCGATCTGGCTGCTGCCGCTGATCACCGCGTCCATCATCGACACCGTCGTCCAGCACCAGCCGGTCAGCCGGATCTGGACGAGCACCGGCGTCATCCTGTTCATCCTGCTGATCAACTACCCCCTGCACCTCCTCTACGTCCGCCTCCTGTACGGCAGCGTCCGCCGCATGGGCACCGCCCTGCGCTCCGCCCTGTGCACCCGCATGCAGCAGCTGTCCATCGGCTACCACTCCCGGGTCAGCGCCGGAGTGCTCCAGGCCAAGGTCGTGCGGGACGTCGAGACGGTCGAGCAGATGGTGCAGCAGACCGCGGAGACCGGCCTCGGCGCCACCACGGTGCTGATCGGCGGACTGGTCATCATTGCCGTACGGACACCCGAGTTCGTGCCCGTGTTCCTCGTCGTCGTGCCCGCCGCCGCTCTCGTCGTGGCCCGCCTCAGGGCCCGGCTGCGCACCCACAACGAGCACTTCCGGCACGAGGTCGAGACCCTCTCGTCCCGGGTCACGGAGATGACCCGCCTCATTCCGGTCACCCGCGCCCACGGCCTGGAGGGCAAGGCACTGCGCCGCATGGACGGCACCCTGCGCCGGCTGCTGACCTCCGGGATGCGCCTCGACCTCGTCAACGGCCGTTTCGGCTCCCTGGCCTGGGTCGTGCTCAACGTGGTCGGCGTGCTGGTCCTCACCGGCGCCGCACTGGTGTCGTACTACGGCACCTGGGGCGTCACCCCCGGCGACGTCGTGATGCTCAGCGCGTTCCTGACGACACTCACCAACTCCACGACCACACTGGCAGGGCTCGCTCCGGTCATCACCAAGGGCCTGGAATCGGTGCGTTCGGTCGGCGAGGTCCTCCAGGCGCCCGAACTGGAGGACAACGAGGGCAGGATCCGCGTCGAGTCGGTGCGCGGGGCCGTCGAGTTCCAGGGCGTCGGCCACGCGTACGACAACGGGCGGCCCGCCGTACGGGACTTCACCCTGTCCGTCACCCCCGGCGAGACCGTCGCCCTCGTCGGCGCGTCCGGCGCCGGCAAGTCCACCGTCCTCAACCTCGTCATCGGCTTCATCCGGCCCACCTCCGGACGGCTCCTGCTCGACGGGGCCGACATGAACACCCTCGACCTGCGCACCTACCGGCGCTTCCTGTCCGTCGTACCCCAGGAGTCCATCCTGTTCGACGGCACGATCCGGGACAACGTCGCCTACGGCATGGACGACGCCGACGAACAGACGGTACGGGCGGCGCTGCGCGACGCGAACGCGCTGGAGTTCGTCGACCGGCTGCCGCAGGGCCTGGACACCCTGGTCGGCGAACGCGGCGCCCGGCTGTCCGGCGGGCAGCGCCAGCGCCTGGCCATCGCCCGGGCCCTGATCCGCGACCCGCGGGTGCTGGTCCTCGACGAGGCGACCTCGGCCCTGGACACCCGCTCCGAGGCACTCGTCCAGCAGGCACTCGCCCGGCTGCTGCGCGGACGGACCACCTTCGTGGTCGCGCACCGGCTGTCCACCGTCCGGGGCGCCGACCGCATCGTGGTGCTGGGCGAGGGCCGGATTCTGGAGACCGGCACCCACGACGAACTCCTGCGCCGCGGCGGGGCCTACACGGCACTGCACGCCGGACAGCTCGCCTGAGCCCCGGGCGCCCTCCCGGGCGTCACGCCGCGCTGCTCCGTGGCACCCGGCGGGGGCACGTCGAGTCGTGGTCGGTGCCGCAGCTCGTCCACCAGCGTTCACAGCACGCCGTGTCGAGCTCGGCGCGGACGATGTCGTCGGCGGCTCCCGCGCCGGCCCCGACGGCCCGCCTGCGCATTTCGGCCAGCGCGCGCCGCTGGTCCCACAGCACGCTCTCGCGCACGACCGCGATGACCGGGACCAGGCTCGCGGCGGCGAACAGGCACACGGCCCACGGGGGGCCGTCACGCAGCGCGAGGACCGCGGTCCAGGCGAGTCCGGTGCTCGTCGCGAGATAGAGGGCGCTGAGGAGACCTGCGGAGCGGTTCATGGGCGTATACCGTTCATGGTGCGAGGGATGCCCCTTGTTCAACGGTTTTGCCGCCCTTGGGGAAGCGGGTCCGGTCGCACGGTATTGCGCCAATCGCATGTCGGAGAGCGGCGGATGGGATTGAGCCGGTGCACATGGGGCATACGCAGCGAAAAATTCGAGAGAGGGGCGCTTCGTGCTCGTTCCGGACCCGAAGGCCGTCAGAACCCTGCTGACCCGCTATGCGTCACTGAGGATCGCCCAGGCGGAGAGGGAGAGGCCGGCGGCGGCTCGTGAGCTGGCGGACGTCAGTCACGCACTGTGCGTGATGATGGGCACCACCGACGTCCGTGAAGCGGTCGCCAGGGCCGACGCCCTGCTGCCGGCCGCCGAGTGCGCGGACCCGGACGGTGAGAGCAGCCTGCCGCTGGCCGGGTGACATCACGCCGGACCCGGCGGGCGGTCAGGAGTTCGCCGCCGCCGGGACGGCGTCCTTCGCGTGGAAGGCCGCCCGGTACGCCTGCGGAGTGGTGCCGACGACCCGCCGGAAGCGTTCCCTGAAGGCCGTGGGGGAGCCGAACCCCGCCTGCCGCGCGATCCGTTCGACCGGGTGACCGGTGTTCTCCAGCAGGTACTGGGCGCGCCGCACCCGGGCCCGCAGCAGCCACTGCAGCGGCGTGCTGCCCGTCTGCTCGCGGAAACGGCGGCTGAAGGTGCGCTCGCTCATCCCCGAACGGGCCGCCATCGCTCCGAGGGTGATCTCCTGGGACAGGTTGTCCTCGACCCACTCCAGGAGCGGCTCCAGCGTCGAACCCCGGGGCACCGGCGGGTGGTCGTGCACGATGAACTGGGCCTGGCCGCCCTCCCGTTCGAGCGGCATCACCGACATCCGGGCGGCATGCGCGGCGAC is a genomic window containing:
- a CDS encoding aldo/keto reductase, giving the protein MHTRRIGDVEVSSIGLGAMPMSIEGRPDEERSIATVHAALDAGVTLIDTADAYHRDADEVGHNETLIAKALASHDRGGDVLVATKGGHLRPGDGSWTLDGSPRHLKEACEASLSRLGVEAIGLYQFHRPDPRVPYAESVGAVRDLLDEGKILRAGISNANPEQIRLAHEILDGRLVSVQNQFSPAFRSSEPELRLCDELGIAFLPWSPLGGISRAGELGSAHAPFARIAEKHGVSPQRVCLAWMLAKSPVVVPIPGASRPETIRDSLAAADLVLDAAELAELDAV
- a CDS encoding SAM-dependent methyltransferase, which gives rise to MSTGKNLSTSIDASVPTAARMYDHYLGGKDNYAADRAACEELDKVVPSTRRLAVNNRRFLQRVVRTLSAEHGIRQYLDHGSGLPTQDNVHQVAQRIDPTTHVVYVDNDPMVLVHGRALLEQDERTAVIHADMRETEAILDHEDTRRLIDFSQPVAVLFNSVMHCIPDSETDGPAAVARRVRERLAPGSFMVMCQLVSEDPEVRDFVTNFMDQATQGHWGRVREEKDVAEWFEGLEILDPGLVEVSTWRPDSEVAPRQLTHEWIEFGGVARIA
- a CDS encoding helix-turn-helix transcriptional regulator — protein: MSAASHRTSRLEPYLDRTEPAPTLLKMLVGVQLTGFREDAGLAQDQAARALGFSPAKLSRIESGKGRKPPSESDVRALLELYGTEDYEASVLLKLLQRAGDPGWWQRYDKRLMPEWFDRLVGLQEAAAAIRTFEIQYVPGLLQTPDYTRAVVERGLPTAAASEVARRVELRMRRAQLLLREDAPQLWAVIDESVLLRVLGSREVMRAQLAHLVAMAQRPNVTLQIIPLDVTNASAPSIPITYLRFGGLDLPDVVYLEHIKSANFLEDRDETEEYRLALDRLADDALEPRDSLRLLERTMEQRYTD
- a CDS encoding DUF397 domain-containing protein; the encoded protein is MPPVQNGVRASSLDARWVKSRHSNAEGNCVEVASLIDGAVALRNSRDPDGPALVYTPAEVAAFLAGAKDGEFDHLL
- a CDS encoding ATP-binding protein, which produces MSSPANHALRPPSQAVPEAGDVGPAGETVRRPRPVGAHRQPPGPGPLDSAALLISCSGEGFARARAFTRETLSCWSLGHCSDDATLVITELAANAVAHAVPRLAAGGADEVWLGLSFDPAHLLVTVSDPGDEPPAYTPADVTALREHGRGLYIVDALAQEWGWTSRPPAGKTVWAKLSTTPPP
- a CDS encoding ABC transporter ATP-binding protein, producing the protein MASSLERPLDHRYRGEHPIRTLAYLFRADHRRLGAAVAVFTVKHSPIWLLPLITASIIDTVVQHQPVSRIWTSTGVILFILLINYPLHLLYVRLLYGSVRRMGTALRSALCTRMQQLSIGYHSRVSAGVLQAKVVRDVETVEQMVQQTAETGLGATTVLIGGLVIIAVRTPEFVPVFLVVVPAAALVVARLRARLRTHNEHFRHEVETLSSRVTEMTRLIPVTRAHGLEGKALRRMDGTLRRLLTSGMRLDLVNGRFGSLAWVVLNVVGVLVLTGAALVSYYGTWGVTPGDVVMLSAFLTTLTNSTTTLAGLAPVITKGLESVRSVGEVLQAPELEDNEGRIRVESVRGAVEFQGVGHAYDNGRPAVRDFTLSVTPGETVALVGASGAGKSTVLNLVIGFIRPTSGRLLLDGADMNTLDLRTYRRFLSVVPQESILFDGTIRDNVAYGMDDADEQTVRAALRDANALEFVDRLPQGLDTLVGERGARLSGGQRQRLAIARALIRDPRVLVLDEATSALDTRSEALVQQALARLLRGRTTFVVAHRLSTVRGADRIVVLGEGRILETGTHDELLRRGGAYTALHAGQLA
- a CDS encoding DUF5133 domain-containing protein codes for the protein MLVPDPKAVRTLLTRYASLRIAQAERERPAAARELADVSHALCVMMGTTDVREAVARADALLPAAECADPDGESSLPLAG